In the genome of Bacillales bacterium, one region contains:
- the rpmB gene encoding 50S ribosomal protein L28 encodes MSRKCVVTGKQTRHGNKRSHALNTAKRTWKANVQKVRIMVNGKPKRVYVSTRALKSGKVERV; translated from the coding sequence ATGAGCAGAAAATGTGTCGTGACGGGGAAACAAACACGTCATGGAAATAAACGTTCTCATGCCTTGAATACGGCGAAGCGCACGTGGAAAGCAAACGTGCAGAAGGTTCGCATCATGGTCAACGGAAAACCGAAACGGGTTTACGTGTCGACGAGAGCGCTGAAATCCGGCAAAGTGGAACGCGTATAA
- the sdaAB gene encoding L-serine ammonia-lyase, iron-sulfur-dependent subunit beta, producing MKYRSVFDIIGPVMIGPSSSHTAGAARIGKVARTLFGKQPDWVEISLYGSFANTYKGHGTDVALVGGLLGYETDDTRIVEALSAAEKLGMKVKITPEDANADHPNTARLRLGDDNEQLEVVGISIGGGKIEITELNGFELRLSGNYPAVFVVHNDRFGVIAAVANLLAKHEINIGHMEVSRKEKGKQALMVIEVDQNISDGVLAELMTLPNVLNASKLEN from the coding sequence ATGAAATACAGAAGCGTGTTCGACATTATCGGTCCGGTCATGATCGGGCCGTCAAGTTCTCACACGGCCGGCGCTGCGCGAATCGGCAAAGTGGCGCGCACGTTGTTTGGAAAACAACCAGATTGGGTGGAGATTTCGTTGTACGGGTCGTTCGCGAACACGTACAAAGGGCACGGAACCGATGTTGCGCTCGTCGGCGGACTGCTTGGATACGAAACCGACGATACGCGCATTGTCGAAGCATTGTCGGCAGCCGAGAAATTAGGCATGAAGGTGAAAATTACACCGGAAGATGCAAACGCCGACCATCCGAATACGGCCCGGCTCCGCCTTGGCGACGACAACGAACAACTGGAAGTCGTCGGAATCTCGATCGGGGGCGGCAAAATCGAGATTACCGAATTGAACGGATTTGAGTTGCGGTTAAGCGGGAATTATCCAGCCGTGTTCGTCGTGCATAACGATCGGTTCGGCGTCATTGCCGCAGTGGCCAATTTGCTTGCCAAGCATGAAATCAACATCGGCCACATGGAAGTCTCCCGCAAGGAAAAAGGAAAACAGGCGTTGATGGTCATAGAAGTCGATCAAAACATAAGCGACGGGGTTTTAGCGGAATTGATGACGCTTCCGAACGTGTTGAACGCGTCGAAGCTTGAGAATTGA
- a CDS encoding DAK2 domain-containing protein, translating to MNKMDGSQFIKMVKGGAAHLSSQAESIDALNVFPVPDGDTGTNMNLTMSSGVAELERVSSGKANECAQALSKGMLMGARGNSGVILSQLFRGFAKSVAGNAELSATEIADALQAGVDAAYKAVIKPVEGTILTVAKESARRAVQSAANNHDVVKLLEEVVREAKAALKKTPEQLPVLKEVGVVDSGGQGLVAIYEGFVEGLTGNVPAASDEGPSMNEMIKAVHHKKAQVRFETDAIEYGYCTEFTVGLKHGDAFDEATFRSELEKHGDSLLVAADPEWVKVHIHTEKPGEVLTKGQTYGELLRIKIENMREQHRDIVKGTGDTRQEANTKKEEPYGFVTVASGEGLRALFESMGVVKVIEGGQSMNPSTEAMVEAIRATGAKHVFVLPNNGNVLLAARQAAEMADAFVTVVETKSIPEGIAALIAFHPEADAETNKATMEDAVQRVKSGQVTHAVRDAIKDGFSIKRGDYLAICGGEIVAVERQEEDAAKALLRQMVTDNAELVTIFFGANAGEIDAERLASFAEDEFEVDVEIQNGGQPVYSYIVSVE from the coding sequence ATGAACAAGATGGATGGATCTCAATTTATAAAAATGGTCAAGGGAGGTGCGGCGCATCTATCTTCTCAAGCGGAATCGATAGACGCATTGAACGTGTTTCCCGTTCCCGACGGGGATACGGGCACGAACATGAATTTAACGATGTCGTCGGGGGTCGCGGAGCTTGAACGTGTTTCTTCGGGGAAAGCGAACGAATGCGCGCAAGCGCTTTCAAAAGGAATGTTGATGGGCGCTCGCGGTAATTCGGGCGTGATTTTGTCGCAATTGTTCCGCGGGTTCGCGAAAAGCGTCGCCGGGAACGCTGAGCTGTCGGCAACAGAAATCGCCGATGCGTTGCAAGCCGGTGTTGATGCTGCTTACAAGGCGGTTATTAAACCGGTGGAAGGGACGATTTTGACAGTCGCGAAGGAAAGCGCGAGACGGGCGGTTCAATCTGCCGCCAACAATCACGATGTCGTCAAACTGCTCGAAGAAGTCGTCCGTGAGGCGAAAGCGGCGTTAAAGAAGACACCGGAACAACTGCCTGTGTTAAAAGAAGTCGGGGTAGTCGATTCCGGCGGACAAGGACTCGTCGCGATTTACGAGGGATTCGTCGAAGGATTGACGGGGAACGTGCCGGCCGCGAGCGACGAAGGTCCATCGATGAACGAGATGATCAAGGCGGTCCATCACAAGAAGGCGCAAGTTCGATTCGAGACGGACGCGATTGAATACGGGTATTGCACCGAGTTTACGGTTGGATTGAAACACGGCGATGCTTTCGATGAAGCAACGTTTCGCAGCGAATTGGAGAAACACGGTGACTCTTTGCTTGTCGCTGCCGACCCGGAATGGGTGAAAGTGCACATCCATACGGAAAAACCTGGAGAAGTGTTGACGAAGGGACAAACGTACGGGGAACTGCTTCGAATCAAGATTGAAAATATGCGGGAACAGCATCGAGACATTGTAAAAGGTACGGGCGACACGCGTCAAGAAGCGAATACGAAAAAAGAAGAGCCGTATGGATTTGTCACCGTTGCATCGGGAGAAGGGTTGCGCGCGTTGTTCGAAAGCATGGGCGTTGTGAAAGTGATTGAAGGCGGGCAATCGATGAATCCGAGCACGGAAGCCATGGTGGAAGCGATTCGCGCAACAGGCGCCAAGCACGTTTTTGTGCTGCCGAACAACGGCAACGTATTGTTGGCGGCACGGCAGGCGGCAGAGATGGCGGATGCGTTTGTAACGGTTGTGGAAACGAAATCGATTCCTGAAGGAATTGCCGCGTTAATTGCTTTTCATCCCGAAGCGGATGCGGAAACGAACAAAGCGACGATGGAAGACGCCGTGCAACGAGTGAAATCGGGACAAGTCACGCATGCTGTTCGCGATGCGATAAAGGACGGTTTTTCCATTAAACGCGGTGATTATCTCGCCATTTGCGGCGGAGAAATCGTTGCCGTCGAACGGCAGGAAGAAGATGCCGCGAAAGCGTTGCTTCGGCAAATGGTAACGGACAATGCGGAACTGGTGACGATCTTTTTCGGGGCGAACGCGGGCGAAATAGATGCCGAACGACTGGCGTCGTTTGCGGAAGACGAGTTTGAGGTCGACGTCGAAATTCAAAACGGCGGCCAGCCCGTTTATTCGTATATTGTTTCAGTTGAGTAA
- a CDS encoding thiamine diphosphokinase — MVIRIVAGGPSSLIPETAFRKNDGLWIGVDRGAVELASRGIQPDYAFGDFDSITSAERERITPKHGKEVFPSRKAKTDLHIAVDWAVRQKPERLEIYGATGGRLDHQWVNQLLLKKTAVAGVEASVIDRQNELVCKMPGEHVIERDETYPYVSFFSLGESIKGLTLRGFKYPLTKADIDLDAMLTVSNELVEKTGTYSFSSGIAMVIRSRDHS, encoded by the coding sequence ACGTATTGTTGCAGGCGGTCCTTCTTCGCTCATTCCGGAAACAGCGTTTCGGAAAAACGACGGCCTATGGATCGGTGTCGATCGGGGAGCTGTCGAGCTTGCCAGCCGGGGCATTCAGCCTGATTACGCTTTCGGTGATTTTGATTCTATTACTTCAGCGGAGAGGGAGAGAATCACTCCGAAACACGGCAAGGAAGTCTTTCCTTCGCGAAAGGCGAAGACCGATTTGCATATCGCTGTCGACTGGGCAGTCAGGCAAAAGCCCGAGAGGCTCGAAATTTACGGGGCGACCGGAGGCAGGCTTGATCATCAATGGGTCAATCAGCTGCTGTTGAAAAAAACAGCTGTTGCCGGCGTTGAGGCTTCCGTCATTGATCGGCAAAACGAGCTCGTATGCAAAATGCCCGGCGAACATGTCATTGAACGAGACGAAACGTATCCTTATGTTTCCTTTTTTTCGCTCGGTGAATCTATCAAAGGGTTAACGTTGCGAGGCTTCAAGTATCCGCTTACGAAAGCAGACATCGATTTGGATGCGATGCTTACCGTGAGCAACGAACTCGTTGAAAAAACAGGTACTTATTCCTTTTCCAGCGGCATAGCTATGGTAATAAGAAGCCGCGATCATTCATAG
- the sdaAA gene encoding L-serine ammonia-lyase, iron-sulfur-dependent, subunit alpha, whose amino-acid sequence MFRNIAELVEMAEQENKKISEIMIEMEMEEGGKSREDLFAQMERNLEVMEKAVERGVTEGVKSRSGLTGGDAVLVQKYIEKGDTLAGPLLLDAVSKAMATNEVNAAMGTICATPTAGSAGVVPGTLFALKDKLKPTREQMVRYLFTAGAFGYVIANNASISGAGGGCQAEVGSASGMAAAAIVELAGGTPQQSADAMAIALKNMLGLVCDPVAGLVEVPCVKRNAGGASNAIVAADMSLAGVKSRIPADEVIDAMHKIGQMMPVALKETAQGGLAATPTGRELERRIFGMPLHRK is encoded by the coding sequence ATGTTTCGCAATATAGCCGAACTCGTGGAAATGGCCGAACAAGAAAATAAAAAGATATCGGAAATAATGATCGAAATGGAAATGGAAGAAGGCGGGAAAAGCCGCGAGGACCTATTCGCGCAAATGGAGAGAAATCTCGAAGTGATGGAAAAAGCGGTGGAAAGAGGTGTGACGGAAGGGGTGAAATCCCGCTCCGGGCTCACTGGCGGGGATGCGGTACTCGTTCAAAAGTACATTGAAAAAGGCGATACCCTTGCCGGACCGCTTTTGCTCGACGCCGTGAGCAAAGCGATGGCGACGAACGAAGTGAACGCAGCGATGGGGACGATTTGCGCGACGCCGACCGCCGGTTCGGCAGGCGTTGTGCCGGGCACGTTGTTTGCCTTGAAGGATAAGCTGAAGCCGACCCGTGAACAAATGGTTCGCTATTTGTTCACGGCGGGGGCGTTCGGCTACGTCATCGCGAACAACGCTTCGATTTCCGGAGCCGGCGGCGGCTGCCAGGCGGAAGTCGGTTCGGCGTCCGGCATGGCGGCCGCGGCGATCGTCGAGCTGGCCGGCGGAACGCCGCAGCAATCGGCCGATGCGATGGCGATTGCCTTGAAAAACATGCTCGGCCTCGTGTGTGATCCGGTGGCCGGACTCGTCGAGGTGCCGTGCGTCAAACGGAACGCGGGCGGTGCTTCGAACGCGATCGTGGCCGCCGACATGTCGCTTGCCGGGGTAAAGAGCCGCATTCCGGCAGATGAGGTGATTGACGCGATGCACAAGATCGGGCAAATGATGCCGGTCGCGCTTAAGGAAACGGCACAGGGAGGTCTTGCAGCGACGCCGACGGGACGGGAGCTTGAGCGGCGCATTTTCGGCATGCCGCTGCACCGGAAATGA
- a CDS encoding Asp23/Gls24 family envelope stress response protein — protein MSIEMKTNYGAIDVSTEVLAAIAGGAALDCYGIVGMASQKQLKDGLSELLRKENFSRGVVVRQEEDQVHIDMYIIVSYGTKISEVAHNVQTKVKYTLDQMLGLSVDSVNIYVQGVRIADR, from the coding sequence ATGTCGATTGAAATGAAGACGAACTATGGAGCCATTGACGTTTCCACTGAAGTGCTCGCGGCGATCGCCGGCGGGGCTGCGCTGGATTGTTACGGTATTGTCGGCATGGCATCCCAAAAACAATTGAAAGACGGATTGAGTGAATTGCTGCGGAAGGAAAATTTCAGCCGCGGTGTCGTCGTTCGTCAAGAAGAAGATCAAGTTCATATCGACATGTACATCATCGTCAGCTACGGAACGAAAATTTCCGAGGTGGCGCACAATGTGCAGACGAAAGTGAAATATACGCTCGACCAAATGCTCGGTCTTTCGGTAGATTCTGTCAATATCTACGTGCAAGGTGTTCGAATCGCCGATCGTTAA
- the spoVM gene encoding stage V sporulation protein SpoVM, translating into MKFYTIKLPKFLGGFIRAIMGSVKKD; encoded by the coding sequence ATGAAATTTTATACGATCAAGCTTCCAAAGTTCCTTGGTGGATTTATCAGGGCGATCATGGGAAGCGTCAAAAAGGATTAA